Proteins from a single region of Primulina tabacum isolate GXHZ01 chromosome 5, ASM2559414v2, whole genome shotgun sequence:
- the LOC142544374 gene encoding uncharacterized protein LOC142544374: protein MCERRAENLMRPSQHIDKVMHAQSKEEKEKNRLRLSTSIVAVRWLALQGCAFRGNDESLSSSNRGNFLELVKAFAKMNIEIDEVVLENAPKNAQYIAPEIQKEILHIMANRVRQMVREEVGDKYFCILVDEARDISKREQMAIILRFVNNHGILTERFFAIKSVSDTTSMNLKNEISNVLVHHDLHVKKIRGQGYDGASNMRGAWNGLQALFLKDCPYAYYVHCFAHRLQLTLVSAAKDVSIIWEFFSHLDNIVNIVTSSTKRIAELHTAQRNEIEYMLSIGERDSGSGANQIGNLQQAGATRWSSHYDSVKSLIGMYTATCKVFEVLSDYSPNGRVKAEVRGIYRNMASFEFVFILHLMHKIMRTTDTLCQILQRKSQDILTAITFVTTTKTCLQEFRECGWNEFLQEVKVFCSRNEIDVPDLDCLYKIGRSCRQTTIEHHYHFDVFNAAIDFILMELNTRFNESSVELLSLSTTLDPKNSFDSFNSDDICKLAKKFYPGDFTDQEIVALEYELIHYKLDVMQNLKVSTLVELCQQLTESGRSSVYVMLTRLIHLVLTLPVSTATTERAFSAMKHVKTALRNKIEDDFLADCLTLYIERDLAKHIDALESHDESVCTDLSDERRPKNDICGF, encoded by the exons ATGTGTGAgagaagggctgaaaatttgatgAGGCCCTCACAACATATTGATAAAGTGATGCATGCACAATCTAAagaggaaaaagagaaaaatcgtCTGCGTTTGAGCACCTCAATTGTAGCTGTTCGTTGGCTAGCACTTCAAGGTTGTGCTTTTAGAGGTAACGATGAATCTCTATCTTCATCTAATCgtggaaattttcttgaattggtGAAGGCTTTTGCAAAAATGAATATAGAAATTGATGAAGTTGTGCTTGAGAATGCTCCAAAAAATGCCCAATATATCGCTCCAGAAATTCAGAAAGAGATTTTACATATTATGGCCAATAGAGTACGACAGATGGTTcgtgaagaagttggagataaATACTTCTGTATTCTTGTTGATGAAGCCCGAGATATATCTAAACGAGAGCAAATGGCCATTATATTGAGGTTTGTGAACAATCatgggattttgacagaaagATTTTTTGCCATCAAAAGTGTTAGTGACACTACCtcaatgaatttgaaaaatGAGATATCAAATGTTCTTGTTCATCATGATCTCCATGTTAAGAAAATCAGAGGCCAAGGATATGATGGTGCTAGCAATATGCGTGGAGCGTGGAATGGACTTCAAGcattatttctcaaagattgtcCCTATGCATACTATGTCCACTGTTTTGCACATCGTTTACAACTGACATTGGTTTCTGCAGCTAAGGATGTTAGTATTATTTGGGAATTCTTTTCTCATTTGGACAATATTGTTAATATTGTCACTTCTTCTACTAAGCGCATTGCTGAATTACATACTGCACAGAGAAATGAAATTGAGTATATGTTGTCAATTGGAGAACGTGATTCTGGAAGTGGTGCAAACCAGATTGGTAATTTGCAACAAGCAGGAGCTACTCGTTGGAGTTCTCACTATGATTCGGTAAAAAGCTTGATAGGTATGTACACTGCAACTTGCAAAGTTTTTGAAGTTCTCAGTGATTATTCTCCAAATGGAAGAGTTAAGGCTGAAGTTCGGGGGATTTACAGAAACATGGCAAGCtttgaatttgtgtttattttgcacttaatgcataaaattatgagaacaaCAGATACTCTTTGTCaaattcttcaaagaaaatctcaaGACATTTTGACTGCTATCACATTTGTCACTACTACCAAAACTTGCCTTCAAGAATTTAGAGAATGTGGGTGGAATGAATTTCTTCAGGAAGTTAAAGTTTTTTGCTCAAGAAATGAAATTGATGTACCTGACCTTGATTGTCTATATAAGATTGGACGTTCCTGTCGGCAAACTACAATAGAACATCATTACcactttgatgtttttaatgcagCAATAGATTTCATTTTGATGGAGTTAAATACTCGGTTCAATGAGTCATCGGTGGAACTTCTTTCTCTTAGTACAACTTTAGATCCTAAAAATTCATTTGACTCATTTAACAGTGATGATATTTGCAAGCTTGCGAAGAAGTTTTATCCTGGAGATTTCACAGATCAAGAAATTGTTGCTTTGGAGTATGAATTGATACATTATAAACTTGATGTGATGCAGAATTTAAAGGTTTCTACACTTGTTGAGTTGTGTCAGCAATTGACCGAGAGTGGACGGTCAAGTGTTTATGTTATGTTGACTAGATTGAttcatcttgttttgacattacCTGTGTCAACTGCCACTACTGAGCGGGCTTTTTCAGCAATGAAGCATGTGAAGACGGCACTTCGCAATAAAATAGAGGATGACTTTCTTGCCGATTGTTTGACACTCTATATTGAACGAGATTTAGCTAAACATATTGAT GCTTTGGAGTCACATGATGAATCTGTCTGCACGGACTTATCTGACGAAAGAAGGCCAAAAAACGATATCTGtggtttttaa
- the LOC142547491 gene encoding large ribosomal subunit protein eL38z/eL38y isoform X3 has product MPKQIHEIKDFLLTARRKDARSVKIKKSKDVVKFKVRCSKYLYTLCVFDLEKADKLKQSLPPGLAVQDL; this is encoded by the exons ATG CCGAAGCAGATTCACGAGATCAAAGACTTCCTTCTGACAGCTAGAAGGAAAGATGCGCGATCTGTGAAGATTAAGAAGAGTAAAGATGTTGTGAAGTTCAAAGTTAGGTGCTCAAAGTACCTGTACACTCTGTGTGTCTTTGATCTCGAGAAAGCGGACAAATTGAAGCAATCTCTTCCGCCAG GTTTGGCTGTGCAAGACCTGTGA
- the LOC142547491 gene encoding large ribosomal subunit protein eL38z/eL38y isoform X2 gives MVLFASLRTLPKQIHEIKDFLLTARRKDARSVKIKKSKDVVKFKVRCSKYLYTLCVFDLEKADKLKQSLPPGLAVQDL, from the exons ATGGTACTCTTTGCTTCTCTCCGAACTTTG CCGAAGCAGATTCACGAGATCAAAGACTTCCTTCTGACAGCTAGAAGGAAAGATGCGCGATCTGTGAAGATTAAGAAGAGTAAAGATGTTGTGAAGTTCAAAGTTAGGTGCTCAAAGTACCTGTACACTCTGTGTGTCTTTGATCTCGAGAAAGCGGACAAATTGAAGCAATCTCTTCCGCCAG GTTTGGCTGTGCAAGACCTGTGA
- the LOC142547491 gene encoding large ribosomal subunit protein eL38z/eL38y isoform X1, translated as MKTRWREEKLVFVRSLMPKQIHEIKDFLLTARRKDARSVKIKKSKDVVKFKVRCSKYLYTLCVFDLEKADKLKQSLPPGLAVQDL; from the exons ATGAAGACTCGTTGGCGCGAAGAAAAGCTTGTTTTCGTAAGGTCTTTAATG CCGAAGCAGATTCACGAGATCAAAGACTTCCTTCTGACAGCTAGAAGGAAAGATGCGCGATCTGTGAAGATTAAGAAGAGTAAAGATGTTGTGAAGTTCAAAGTTAGGTGCTCAAAGTACCTGTACACTCTGTGTGTCTTTGATCTCGAGAAAGCGGACAAATTGAAGCAATCTCTTCCGCCAG GTTTGGCTGTGCAAGACCTGTGA